The proteins below come from a single Eucalyptus grandis isolate ANBG69807.140 chromosome 3, ASM1654582v1, whole genome shotgun sequence genomic window:
- the LOC104438195 gene encoding transcription factor MYB36, with protein MVRAPCCDKANVKRGPWSPEEDATLVNYINKHGTGGNWIALPRKAGLKRCGKSCRLRWLNYLRPDIKHGGFTEEEDHVICTLFFTIGSRWSVIASKLPGRTDNDVKNYWNTKLKKKLMKQLASLKTVPESNFDYQVCAQNSASIDPETKNREYAANSMGFPKQNFNPGIPTSNSSLLCPPSLTEVSDFSHVPSSTPEVSSHSDSCSVVMKSEYSGSANGSSEQDQVLLDFDFDSMLNDFGFQDQSS; from the exons ATGGTAAGAGCTCCTTGCTGTGACAAGGCTAACGTGAAGAGAGGGCCTTGGTCACCTGAAGAAGATGCCACTCTCGTGAACTACATAAACAAGCACGGAACCGGTGGCAATTGGATCGCTCTTCCTCGCAAAgccg GGCTTAAGCGCTGCGGCAAGAGTTGCAGGCTAAGGTGGCTGAATTACCTGAGGCCAGACATAAAGCATGGAGGTTTCACTGAGGAGGAGGATCACGTCATCTGCACTCTTTTCTTTACCATAGGAAGCAG GTGGTCGGTAATTGCTTCCAAATTGCCAGGAAGGACAGATAATGATGTGAAGAACTACTGGAACAccaagctgaagaagaagctaaTGAAGCAACTGGCTTCTCTGAAAACAGTGCCTGAAAGTAACTTTGACTATCAGGTCTGCGCACAGAACTCGGCCTCAATCGATCCTGAGACCAAGAATCGGGAATATGCTGCTAATTCAATGGGATTCCCCAAGCAGAACTTCAATCCAGGAATACCCACTTCGAACTCGAGTCTTCTCTGTCCTCCAAGTCTCACTGAAGTTTCGGATTTTAGCCATGTACCATCGTCCACGCCAGAAGTTTCAAGTCATTCTGATTCGTGTTCTGTGGTGATGAAGAGCGAATATTCAGGGTCTGCAAACGGCAGTTCCGAACAGGACCAAGTCCTGTTGGACTTTGATTTTGATAGTATGCTCAATGACTTTGGCTTCCAAGATCAGAGCAGCTAA